The genomic interval GAAGCTCCCAGGAGGGTGGGATCAGACCCTCCCCCAGAAGAATAACAGAGATGGGCCAGCACCAACTCGGCACATGGCAGGCCAAGATCAGGACACCAACCAGAGCCTGTGCCTCTCGCTCTGTGGCCGCCAGAGCACAGATTCCCAGCACTTGGACGTGTCCCTGGCTTCCCAGCCCAAGAGGAGTCGGCTCTTCCGGCCATTGGCAACACCAGACAATTAACAGTAGAGAATAATTGCTTCTGGCTGTGCCAGCAGCCCACTCTGGTTGATGAGACAGGGCAGGTCAGATGCTAAGGCAGGGCTCTCAGGTCAGACCACAGCTGGGGACAGGGACCAAGGCTGACTAGAACAGCCACCAGAGCAGGGATGTCTGCAGGTCCTGGCAGGGGCCCTGGGTAACAAGCAGCCTTGGCCCCTGGCCCTGCTGAAGACTCAGGGGTGTCCGCTAAGAATTGGTGTCCATGCCCAGGGAAAGCAGAACAGCACAGGCCCTGGCCGTGGCCCTCCTGACTCCTTGCTGGCATCTGGACCATAAAAGTGGGGAGCCTAGTAGCCAGCACCCAGAACAGAAGGAACCAGCAACTGGACTGGGGTGCCTGGGGACAAGAGGTGACCGAGTAGACAGACCCAGGGCGGGAAGCCTGGGGTGAGGAGGTGTCTCAGGTGAGCAGCAGGCTCACTGGTCCAGAGCCAGCAGGACAGGGCGGGCAGCCCTCCCAGTGCTGACCACGCGTGTCTCTGGTCCCCAGACAGTGCTGTGACCTGGCCCTGCTCACAGCTGAGGAGCCTGACCGCCATGGCGAGCCCCACTCTGAGCCCCGACTCCTCATCCCAGGAGGCCCTGTCAGCCCCCACCTGCTCTCCCACCTCCGACTCTGAGAACCTCAGCCCCGATGAGCTGGAGCTGCTGGCCAAGCTTGAAGAGCAGAACCGGTGAGTTGGGCCCTGGGGGACAAGGTGGGGCCCCAGGGTACAGCCTGGGCCCCAAACAGAAGCGCCTGGGTGCCCCCTGCACTCGGAGCCCTGGGCCAAGTAACACTCCTGCAGAGGCTCTGCAAGAGCATTTGCCACCACCTCCCAACAGACGTTCTCCCATTCAGATGAGGAGATCGCGGGATCAGGGCCCAGGGAGCCCCGCCTGCACTTTCAAGCCTTTGTTGAAGGGAAGAGTAAAACTTCTGACTCTGGAACTGGCCCTTCTCAACCGTCTCCTCTGGCTTGGCCCCTGTTTTAAAGTGTGGGTTTTATTATTATGCCAGTAAGTCGAGGCCAGCAGATCAGATGACCCCAGgaactctggggacttccctggtcagcATTTAGAAtgctgagcttccactgcagggggcatgggttcaatccctggttggggaactaagatcctgcatgccacatggtgaggccaaaaaaaaagaaaaagacagtttGTTACTCACAGATTCCAAGAGGAGGGGCACAGCACATCGTACACCTTGCAGGGCTACGCGGGGAAGCACCAGGATCAGGAGGCAGAGGGAATGAGAGGAATGTGGGTGAGAGCCTTCACTGTGGTCTCTGCCAGGAGGAGTGGCGAGGCAGTGGAATCAGGGTGAGGACTGGCTAGTCTGAGTAACTTCAGCAAGCTGGGGCACAGGGGCTGTGCCTATTAGTCTAGTATCCAGCCCTGGGTAATTAGGGCAGAGGACAGTGGCCCCGAGTGCTAGCACCTAGTTGAGGTGGTTGGTTTGTGGACTCTGGATTGGTTGGTTTGCATATAATAGGTACACTGACAAGTCTGTAACCATTTCTGGGTATCTGCTAGGCCTGGGAGGGGCTGTCCCTCCAGGGTCAGGGAGGCGCCAGACATCAGAGCATCAGAAACAGCTGGTTAATGCAGCCTCTTGTGGCCCGGGGGCCCCCAGCCAGCCACTCACCCTCTCTGTACCTCATCTGTAAACATATCTTAACAAAGCCTGCCCCTCGGGACTAAATGAGCTGATCCCCAAGCTTCTCAGCCCAGGGCACAAAGTGGGACACATGCCTGGCAGCCTTTCCAGGGACCCAGGATCAAAaccagggctcagagaggttagggtaccggccaaggtcacatagcaagtGCCATGCAGGAAGAACAACTAAGATCTAATCCGGGACCCCAGGGAGGAGGGGCCGGGCTCTCTGGGGTCCAGGGGGTGGGGCTGGAAGTACCTgcagccaccccccaccccctgcctgcctgcctaggCTACTGGAGGCTGACTCCAAGTCCATGCGCTCCATGAATGGCTCCCGGCGGAACAGTGGCTCCTCGCTGGTGTCCAGCTCCTCAGCCTCCTCAAACCTGAGCCACCTAGAGGAGGACACGTGGATTCTGTGGGGCCGGATCGCCAACGAGTGGGAGGAGTGGAGACGCCGGAAGGAGAAGCTCCTGAAGGTGGGGGGACTGTGGGGCCAGGGCGGGCTGGTCGGTGGCTGGGGGAGGGCAAGGTCCAGGGCTGGAGGTGTGCCAggcggagggaggggaggggggagagtgGGCGGGGCTGGCGTCCTAGACACCCCTGCCTGCTTCCTGCCCGTGTGCTCAGTGACACTCTGTGCCATGAGGTGGCTTAGCCAGGCTCTCTGGGCCTCCGGTGAGGCATGGACAGGCCCCATCTCCGAGGCCAGGCTGGGCAGCCTTGGGGAGGCCACTCTGGGACCGGGTCCAGCCCGGTCTTCCACGTCCCCTCTGACCGGTCTCCAGGAGCTGATCCGCAAGGGCATCCCGCATCACTTCCGGGCCATCGTCTGGCAGCTCCTGTGCAGTGCCACAGACATGCCAGTCAAGAACCAGTACTCAGAGTTGCTCAAGATGTCGTCCCCCTGCGAGAAGCTCATCCGCAGGGACATCGCCCGCACCTACCCAGAGCACGAGTTCTTCAAGGGCCAGGACAGCCTAGGCCAGGAGGTCCTCTTCAACGTCATGAAGGTGAGCCCTGGCCCTGGAGAGATGCACCGTGGTCGCCGGCCCCGGGGGACCCCGCCCTGATTCCTGTGTGTTCCCATGCAGGCCTACTCGCTGGTGGACCGGGAGGTGGGCTACTGCCAGGGCAGCGCCTTCATTGTGGGCCTGCTGCTCATGCAGGTAGGTGGCCTGGGCCAGCCCAGCCCGCTCTGTCGGTCCCCTGGAGGTGGACAGAAGCAAGTATTCCCTCCATCAGTGTAGGCCTGGGGTCAGAACCTCCCCCCGCCCGCCTGTGACCTCCGACAGTCTCCCGACCAAGCACAGAGGGCTGGTCCTGGCCACTTTCCCATCCTGCTCAACCACCTCCCAGGGTCAGATGGGGAACCCAGGCGGAGGACTTGGTTCGGCCAGTGCAGTGTTTATGGGGCTGGGGCTTTCCTCTGGAGGCTCCAGCAGGCTCAGGAGGGGAGAATGGCAGGGACTGGACGAGAGGCTGCCTCTACCATGGGCTCTGgagttcaagtcccagctccaCCGTTTCTTGCCAGGCGGCCATGGGCTCGTGACTTCAGCCTCTAGACGCTTCCCATCAGTGAAACAGGGGGACGATATTGACCGGAGGTTTGCTGTGGGGGTCCGGGCAGCCCAGCACCGTCTGTGTTCAGTCAAAGTAAACCAAACAGAAACAAGCGAAGTCAGGAGAAGAGCAGCGGGCACCCCCTCCCATGCCACACCACTCACAGACAACCCACCCCCCTCAGATGCCTGAGGAGGAGGCCTTCTGTGTGTTTGTGCGGCTGATGCAGGAGTACCGCCTGCGGGAGCTCTTCAAGCCCAGCATGGCCGAGCTGGGGCTCTGCATCTACCAGTTTGAATACATGCTACAGGTGAGCACGCCCAGGTGGTCACGCCTGCCCACTCCGCCCCCCCATACCCTGCCAGCCCACACTCACAGGTGCTGACCTTGGCTCTCCCAGGGAGTCTCTTCTACTGAAAATTCCAGGCCTGAGAACCCACCCAGACATTCCAGGGCAGAAAGGGGTCCTACTCCCCAAGGGGCCAGGGAGTACTGCCTAAAGGATACTTCAGCGGCCAGACAGGGGCCAGTCCTTATAGTGGGGGCTTCTCAGAACTCAGGGTTCCCAGAGTCATCCAGGCCAGGATGGAGGGGTTGGCCTGCCTCAGACACACCCCCACACCGTCCCTTCCTATCTGCTCCCCAGTGTGGTGGAAGGGGGAAAGTGTTGTCTGCCTGCCTTTGCTGATTACTAGAGAGCCGCAGCCGCCTCTGTTTATAAATAGCAGCCCCCGCAGGGCCCGCTCCTGGCTGGCAGACAGCACcggtgtacatacacacacacacacactccagcctGCTCTGGAAGCCGGTTGCAGGTGGGGCTGTGTGTCTCTGTGCCAGTGGGCAGGATGCGTCTGGTGTAAAAGCCCCCTCCTCAGGTCTGGAGGACCAGGAGGTGCTGTCAGTCAAGGGGACTGGAAATGCCAGCCAGCAGGTGGCCCAGGGCCACAGAGAAGGAGCCGAGAGTTCCTGTGGCAAAGTAGCTGGCCACCACCAGagagtccctgagtcaggaggaggCCCAAGGCAGCCCAGGCGACAGCCAAGGGTCCGTTCTCCCAGTGAAGGACCACCAGGGGCTCCTAACATCttctccagcctcagtttccccagtttCTGTCAATTTCCAGCCATCTAAAGTTCAGGCCAGTCAGACATCCCTTAAGCATGTCTGGGCACAAAACGCAAAGCAttgttgggggtggtggtgaggatCCCCGGGCAGCTGGGCCTCCTGCTATCCCTGCCTGGGTCTCCCCTCGTGCTGCTCAGAGCCCTGGGGTGCTtctgccccacccagggacaGTGTGGCAGGGGGGCTGCCCAGGGAAAGTCAGGGAAGGCTCCCTGAAGATGCAGGCACTCACGGGAAGAGGGAACCTAAGGGTGTGGACTGCTACGCCCAGCGCCCTCCTCATGGTGCCTGGCCGCCTCCCTGACCCCAGGAGCAGCTCCCGGACCTGAACACCCACTTCCGCTCCCAGAGCTTCCACACGTCCATGTATGCCTCATCCTGGTTCCTCACGCTCTTCCTCACCACCTTCCCACTGCCTGTCGCCACCCGTGTCTTTGACATCTTCATGTATGAGGTGAGGACCCCTTCCTCTCCTGGGCGCGCTGGATGGAGTGACTCAGGCCCCACTGGAAACGAtcccagggcccagggagggcTCAGAGGCCCCCGGCAGAGCAGAGCTGGAGATGCGCTGCCCCGCTGCCTTTGCAGGGCCTGGAGATCGTCTTCCGGGTGGGCCTCGCCCTGCTGCAGGTGAACCAGATGGAGCTGATGCAGCTGGACATGGAGGGGATGTCCCAGGTGGGCAGGGGTCCAGGGTGGTGGGTTTGCCCCTGTCAGGGCACCTGGGCAAGTGAACCCTTCCTGAAAGATGGGGACACCCTGGACTTCCTGAGCACCCTGATCCTTTCCCATCATCTCTGCCCCCCAAGATCTCCCTGAAGGGCCGGGGGGGAGCCCTGAGGAGCCCCCAGCTCTGCCAGACTTGGGCCAGGGCCAGCAgcctggcagcagggagagaagtgCCAAGCCCAGAAGTCCATTCCCCTTTACGTGCCCCCAGCTCCAGATCCCCTAGAGCCTAATGTGACAAATAGCAATCCTAGCCACGCCTGGAGGCCTTGGGTGTGGTTTCAGCCCCAGCAACCAGGCCAGGCGAGGGCCCAGGAGGGAGTGAGGGTCTGGGGCTGACCCTCCCCCTGCCTGCTCTGGCCAGCTGCCCTGCCTGCGGAGAAGAGGCCGGCCTGCTTCTCACCGCCGTGTCCCCATCATGCaggcccctgccccctccccgcaTTCTCCAGCTGGTGGTTTGGGGAAGAATGCACAAAGGCCACAGTTGTGTCCACGAACACGGGCACCCATTGTCCGCAGCTGCCGGAGGGGGCCAGCTGGGCTGTAGAGCAGAGCCGGCCCAGCCCCAAGCCGCAGCGAGCTATGTCCGCCGGCAGCGTGTGCTTCAACTCTGCGTGGAGGCCCCAGGGGCCCTGAGCGAGCAGGCAGGCCCCCAAGGGCTCCTTCTTTCGGCTTCCTTCCTGCCACCCTAATCCTTCAGCCTCTTCCATCTCTTTTCATTACCCTGGGTCAGCGGCATGGCTCCCCTTCCCCCCATGAAGGCCCCTCTTCTCAGACCGCACCCCGGCCTTCCCCCTCAGGAGCTCCCGAAGCCTGCTTCTCCTGTAGACAGAAGTCCTGGCCACAGGCAGCTCCTTCTCACGATTCCTGCTTCTCATGCTCGCTCGCTCAATCCACATACACTGATGGAGCGCCCACAGGGGGCCAGGCCATGCAAGGCCCCAGGCCAACGGGCTCTGGCTGACACTTCTGGCAcgcccaggcccctcctccagggaagcagGGCCTCCCAGGGGCTCGGGTGGTCCCAGGTGGTCAGGGCCCACACGTCAGTGACCACCCATGTCTCCACAGTACTTCCAGAGGGTGATCCCCCATCAGTTCGACAGCTGTCCAGATAAGCTGATCCTCAAGGCTTACCAGGTCAAGTACAACCCCAAGAAGATGAAGAGGTCAGTAGCAGGCATCCACGGTGCGGGCAGTAAGGGGGTCCCTGAGGGTGGGACAGTGAGCACATCGGCCCTCCCGTCTCTCTGCAGGCTGGAGAAGGAGTACGCGGCCATGAAGAGCAAGGAGATGGAGGAGCAGATTGAGATCAAGGTGAGTCCAGGTGGAGACAGGTCGGGCTGGGGCAGGATGCTCCAGGAGCCTCCTTGATGAGGGTGGCCCCACCCAGCGTGGGCCACACACCAGGACGTCCCATAGCCACGAGGGTGATCCCTTGGCCCAGCTGCCCTTTCACTCACCACCAGGCCGCGTGAGAGCAAGGGCCACCCCTACCCCCTAAACTGGGGACACGGTTTAACAGGTGGACAGTTCCCTGTGCACAAAGATTCGACTCTtagccctctcccttccctgaggTCAGGCAGAAAGTTCCAAACCTCTCATCACAGGATCTGGTCACTTGGCTACCAGCCCCTTGCTTAGGTGACCTGGAGgatttccaaaagtcacctcattaacataacaagtGACACCTTGATTCCTTCCTTTCTAAGAAAATTCCCAGGGTTTTAGGAGTGCTGTGCCAGGACCAGAGATGAAGACCAAATACATATTCCTGGTAGATCACAATATCAGAGGGGCTTTCCTGGGCACACAGAGCCTCTACACACAGACTCCCTTCCATCTCCTTCCCTCTGCTTTCAACCCTCCAGATGTGATCTTGGTTATCTCTCCACAGGCATCTAGCAGGCACCTACTGGATGCCAGAGTCACGGCAGAGACTGGGGGCCCCCAgtccagtgggggtgggggacagacaCAGATGCAAACCCCAACACAGCCTGGCTCTGTCTTCTTCAGGGACAGAGTCCCACAGTGCCTGGGCCTGGAGTCCCACAGACCagagttcaaatctcagctctactACAAACCAGCTGGGTGGCCTGCCAGGAACATgaattcacctctctgagcctcagtggccCTTCTGCACAATGGGATGACACTTGCTCTCCGGTTCAAGTTATTATTAtgaaccaccaccatcatcccaACTTCCTCTCGAAAGACAGAAACAGAACCTAGATTTAGAATCCAGGTCACACGCTGCCCATATCTGACTGGGGAAAGAGGACCTTATTGTCCTGGCCCTGTTGGGAGGTTTTCTGAGAACCAGTTTTGTGTGCTGAACTTTTAAGCATCTCCCTTTGTCAGGAATGGCACCAGTTTGGACTGATGCACCAGTCCAAACATGTACATGTGTCTTGCCCATGCAGACAAGGACCTGCTCTCACCTGGTGGCCAGGAGGGCTCAGCAGTAGGGAGGGATGCAGCAGACCCTCAGACCACATGCCCAGCCTGGAAATTTCCCACAAGACAGGCCTGAGCACCGCCAAGGGCAGGGCAGGACAGATGCCTTCTCCCTTGTCCCTGCCCTGTGCCCTTTCACCTTTTGACTGTTTTAAAGCAAACCTGGGATTTGTTTTCATCACGTACAGTGAGGTGACAAACACAGACAACCGCCTTTAGAAGGAGAGTTTGTTACTCAGAGTTCCCGGAGGGGCACACCTCTGCTGTGTTTGCGGGGTCACGTGGGGAAGCATCAGCGCAGGGCAGGAGAAAAGCCTGGGCCAGAGCCCTTGCTGGGATTTCCATGGGAAGGGGTGGGTGAGGGTTCAAGAGCGTGCGTAGGCAGGTTCAAGAGAGTCaagattggctggtttgaatAATTTCCAGGGCTCTGGGCTACAGGAGTGGTCACCACCTGTCCTGGGACAATTGAGGGCATGGGAAATAATGGTTTGGTGTGTGAGAGGTAAGGGGGGTAGGCAGAGGTGTGACCGGTTAGGGTGTAAAAGGCAGACCAGCAGGCATGCTGTCTACTCTCCCTAGGAATTAACTAGTCCTAGGAGCAGCAGTGTCTCTGGGATTAGCAAGGCGGCAGGATATCAAAGTATCAAAAATACGAAACAAAAAATTTTTCAGTACTGTGATTAGTATGTAGGCCTCCACAGTCCTTGTTCACACCCTATCTGGTTTTCCCCGGGAGGAAGAGGAGCGAGGCGAGGTGTTAGTCAGCACACCCAGCTCCTCCAAGGAGGGCTGAGCTTGGCCATCCATGTGTTGAGGCCAGAAAGTGGACAGAACTATccaggggtcaggggtcaggactCTGGTTCTGGATCCCTATGACTGACAGAAACCCGGGCCTGCAACAGCTCCGACTCTGGCAAGCCAGGAGCCTCCAGCAAGACCCTGCCCGCCTCCGACTCAGTTTCTCTTGACATGAGTCAGTGCCCATCAGTCAAGTCTGTGATCCTCTCTGACCATAGCTGCTTCCTGGGTGTGTTCTGCATGTTTCCATCACCTTCTTCTCCCTGGAAGAATGTCTTGTGTAATACACAGGGAAGCTGGACTCTTGCTGACCCGCTGATGGAAATGATTTCTGTATCCACTGCTTAAAGGGCCCGGGGGTAGAAACTAGGGGCGAGGCGGATGTCAACCTCCCCCGCTTCCCAGAAGGCTGTGGGGAAACCTAAAACCACAAGTACCCCACCAAAACCACAAGCACAGCATGGAAGGCGGCAGGAAGGAAGACCGCCTCGAAAATtagtggggggtgtgggggacaCAGTGACAACTGTCGGGCGCAACTGGTTCTCAAAGGGACACAGAAATGTAGTCATCAACAGCACGCACGTTCTGCAAGACCCCTTTCCTTTCCTGGACCTAGACTCAGAGTCTGTCCTCTAAGCTTTGGGGCTCAAATCCAAGCCGTGAAGGGTGGGGACTGTCTGCCAGCAGCTTCCCCCAAAACGCAGAAGGCTCTGCCCTTGACAGGCCCAACTCGACTCGACAGGAGGACACGGGTGCTGACTGCCCCCTCATACCCGCTCCGTCCCTGACATACCCCTTCACACAGTGCATATCCACCCAAGCCATCACATTGGTTTTCCTGAACCAagatttggtttggtttggtttggttttaaatAGCTAGTGGGCCATTCCAGATGGGAATTGGCCTTGACTGTTTTCTGGGATCACCAACTTGGACCATTAGACGCTGGTGCCCTCCTGCCCGAAGATGGCCTAGCCCCAAGGGGACAGACTTCTGGGTACACAGGAGCAGGACACGGGGCTCTGACGCACTTCCCCCTTCCCCCAACTACAGAGGCTTCGGACGGAGAACCGGCTCCTGAAGCAGCGGATCGAGACCTTGGAGAAGGTGAGGGGTGCAGCCGCCAGCCTGTGGCACCAAACCCTCCCAGTCCTGAGCAGGACCTAGCAGCCAGAGGGCCGGCCAGCCAGCCTCCTGCCCCAGGCGCGACCCCCCCTTAAACCCCATGGCATAAATCCCACGGGCCCCACCATGTGTTTCCCTGAGACTTGGGCTGCTGTGTAAATTGAGGACTGAGGAGCTTTGCCTGAAGGGGGACTGAGTTATAACCCCATTAACTGCAAAGAGAAATCCATTTGGGTCCAGCGCCCTCCCGGGCTGCCTGGGTGTGGGCTGCTCTGACAAAAGAAAGGAGAGGGTGGCCATGCACCATGGAGGGGGTGCCACAGCCTTGACCCTTGCCCCCAACCCGTTTTTAAATATGGGAGTAGAGACAGGGGCTCTCAACTTCCAGCTCCCCGCTCAGTCTCTCTTGACTTACTACTGACCACAGGTGGAATTTGTCCTTGCCCCAAAGCCTTGAGTCTTGTTCTGCCTCCAAATTAAAACTGCACTCACGGGGCCCAGGGCTGCCCCCCACAACCCTCCTCACGCAAGGCCCCAGCCCCGCAGCTCCCATGGGTGACcctgcgcccccccaccccccgccccgctcaCACAGACTCCTCCCCAGGACGGAGCACACTCTGGCTTTGGTCTTCCTcctggccctctcctgctggTTCTCTGGTTCTCCGGTCTCACTCCTCTCTCCCGCTTCTAGAGATAGCCCACCGCATTAGTGACATGTGGTTCTTGTCTGTCTCCCTTCTCCTGTCCCCGCGCCTTCCGCTCTGCCTCCTCCCCCTGTCGCTCGGAACCCCTCCGCCGGGTAGGAGAGCGCTGCTCTGGCTGATAGGTTAATACAGGTACTGTAgcttttcctctccctctcccacttcTTCCCGGTGCCCACACATGACCACCAGACGCCTCTGCCCTGGCCGCTGCCATCCCtcgggggaggaggggggaggggcagaCCTGGCGCTGTGCATGTGGGCAGCTGGGGACCGCTTCTCCAGGAGACAGAGGCTTCCCTCTGGGGGAGAGAGCATGCGTGTGAAGGCCTGATGCTTGTGGGCGCGTGTGAGTGTGCCCGCAATGCACAGGTTTCCACTGATAGGGATAAGGGTGGGGACCCTGAGGCTACATCAGCAACAGGCCCTGGTTGGTGTCTGCACAGCTGAGCCacccccacacagacacacacacacacacacacagacacacacactcccctaccCCTTATGGCCCCTCACGCTCTTCTCTGCTCTGACCTGCAAGGCCTGCCCTCTTCTCTCACTcgcctgcttctgctgctgcctcATCTTGAATGGCTTTCTCTGGAAGCTTCTGCCTCACCACCTGGTGGCTCTGAGCCTGGAATGGGGGGCCTAAATTGGGGGTTGAGGGGATGAGGCTGGGAAGTCTTAGTCTTGGGCAGGTGGAAGTCTGGGGGCCCAGGACTGAAGAAGGTTGGGGGAGAGGTGTACCCCCCATCCTGGCCCCCAGGAGCCCGTCCTGAACCTCTGGGCCCTCGGCTGTCCCCAGATCCCCGTCATCCCTGGCAGATCCTGGCCTCTGCTGTGCTGTCCACCCTGTGGACAAGGACTTATTTCTCCTCACCGGGACAGAGGCTGCACGCGAGAGCCTGGGCCCCGGGTCGGTCTGTTCCTCCAGGTTCCTCCTGGTTCCTGTTCCTGCCTGCGCCCCACCCCCCCAATCCCCAGGCCCCACGGGGCACCCCATCCCAGGCTCTGAGTGTGGAAggtccttctcctcccaccccgcctccaccctctctgagccttcccCCAGGCGGGCCCCAGGCACAGCGGGGGGTGTGAGCGTAGAGTCACGGCACCCCGTCCTCGCTGTCCTCAGGGGCAGGTGACGCGCGCACAGGAGGCGGAGGAGAACTACGTCATCAAGCGGGAACTGGCTGTGGTGCGGCAGCAGTGCAGCTCGGCGGCCGAAGACCTGCAGAAGGCGCAGAGCACCATCCGGcagctgcaggagcagcaggTACCAGGCCGGTGGGCGGGGCCCCAGGCCACGCCCTGCGCCTGGCTGCCTGCCGAGCTCTGGGGCACCTGGCCCCAGTCAGCCCTTCCTCAGCCCCTGGCCCTCCTGTTCCTTCCTGGGGGACCAGTGACCCAGCGTCTCCCCCAGCCCAACACCCAGGGGGGTCCTGTGGTTTCCGCTTCCCACCCCCTAGTTAGGTGTCTGGCCTACCACATTACCACACTGAGGGCAAGACAGTcagcctcccctccttcccccaacACCAGGGCACTTGGGAACCAGCTGTCCCTGCAGGGACCCCGCCCTCCACTGATAGAGCTGTGATTCCTTGGGGAAGCCTTGATGTCTCCCCAGGGTCTGAAGGGCCGTTGGGCTGTTATCAAACCAAACCCAGGTCCACTCATCTGACATGCAGCAAAACCAGCTACCAACacgggttgtggtgaaggaaactGCAGCATCTTTTGCAAATAAGGAGAAAgggcagctcatgctcaaaagaaCCCAGAAAGTCCCCGATGGCTTTTAGGCAGGGgattttttagtattttcatttatttatctggctgaatcaggtcttggttgtggcacttGGGACCTTCTGTCTTCACTGCGGCACATGgaatctctagttgcagcatgtgaactcctagttgtggaatgtgggatctggttccccaaccagggatcaaacccaggccccctgcgttgggagtgtggagtcttagccactgggcccccagggaagcccctaggtgggtttttttttaacgcAGTGCCAGGGAGAGGGTCCTAGGATGCAGGGTCAGCTCGTGGaccttcttctgattggttggtggtaagGAAACAGGGTGATGTTTAGGGAACCTCAGTCATCATCAACCCTCTGGCTAcaaccagtctggggtctggTGTTGGTGGTCAGTGTGTAGTCACCATGCTCCACCTGGCTGGGGCTCTTACTTTCTGCAGAAGAAGTCAAAGACCCATGTCAAGTAGTTATCTCTACTCCCTCAGGAGGACCTAGGCGTCCTGGGACTCTATGGTCCTCATCATTTACTGCCTGAGGCTGCTCTCGAGAACTCAGTGGAGGCCTTGGAGACTACAGCCTTTTTCTACAAGCAAGAAACAGGGACACGGAAGGGCTTTTGTATGCAGGAGGGCCCAcggggtcctgcttggtttcagccCGCCATTTTCTTTGAAACCCAAGAGAAGGGTGGCACATGAAAGGCAATAAAGTTTTGGGAGGTAGAGAGGTTAATCATACACTCGACTGGGGAGCTGTTTCAGGGCTTCCTCGGGATGGGTAGGCAGCCATGCATGGTAGGAGCTGGGACAAGGGAGGGTAACCCCCTCCAGTGCCCAACACCTTGCCCTCAGAAGAGGGTCTGGTCTGTGCCCACCAGCCTGATCTGATGGGTTGGGAATGAGGTGGGGGCAGCCCAAGTCTGTTGTGGAGTCATGAACTCGGGTGGGTGGTAGAgg from Dama dama isolate Ldn47 chromosome 9, ASM3311817v1, whole genome shotgun sequence carries:
- the EVI5L gene encoding EVI5-like protein isoform X2 yields the protein MASPTLSPDSSSQEALSAPTCSPTSDSENLSPDELELLAKLEEQNRLLEADSKSMRSMNGSRRNSGSSLVSSSSASSNLSHLEEDTWILWGRIANEWEEWRRRKEKLLKELIRKGIPHHFRAIVWQLLCSATDMPVKNQYSELLKMSSPCEKLIRRDIARTYPEHEFFKGQDSLGQEVLFNVMKAYSLVDREVGYCQGSAFIVGLLLMQMPEEEAFCVFVRLMQEYRLRELFKPSMAELGLCIYQFEYMLQEQLPDLNTHFRSQSFHTSMYASSWFLTLFLTTFPLPVATRVFDIFMYEGLEIVFRVGLALLQVNQMELMQLDMEGMSQYFQRVIPHQFDSCPDKLILKAYQVKYNPKKMKRLEKEYAAMKSKEMEEQIEIKRLRTENRLLKQRIETLEKESAALADRLIQGQVTRAQEAEENYVIKRELAVVRQQCSSAAEDLQKAQSTIRQLQEQQDNPRLTEDFVAHLETELEQSRLRETETLGALREMQDKVLDMEKRNSSLPDENNVARLQEELKALKVREGEAVASARELKLQLQELSDTWQAHLSRGGRWKESPRKLVLGELQDELMSVRLREAQALAEGRELRQRVVELETQDHIHRNLLNRVEAERAALQEKLQYLAAQNKGLQTQLSESRRKQAEAECKSKEEVMAVRLREADSMAAVAEMRQRIAELEIQREEGRIQGQLNHSDSSQYIRELKDQIEELKAEVRLLKGPPPFEDPLAFDGLGLARHLDEDSLPSSDEELLGVGVGAALQDALYPLSPRDARFFRRLERPAKDSEGSSDSDADELAAPYSQGLDN